Proteins found in one Geomonas subterranea genomic segment:
- a CDS encoding ABC transporter permease, producing MFKGAFSIWGRDMLVLRRSIISELVSVIAYPLTLYLAFGFGLKGYITSVNGVPYPLFIAPGLISMTAVNAAFDESSWSMWFHRKVQRTIEEYRVTPVTVYDIVIGKIFSGFSQGAVKGTVVFLVILALTPFRIDYANLPVYLLSIALSSMTFSCLGTICGTVIDKPENIGRVQSVVIVPLIFMAGIFFPLSSYPSSILPLIQLLPTTAVFEGARYALLTGVIPSQYLVNLVLTAAICFIIAVYTFDRKMAE from the coding sequence ATGTTCAAAGGCGCTTTTTCCATCTGGGGCAGGGACATGCTGGTCTTGAGGCGCAGCATCATCTCGGAACTCGTCTCCGTGATCGCCTACCCGCTCACCCTCTACCTTGCCTTCGGCTTCGGCCTCAAGGGGTACATCACCTCCGTGAACGGCGTCCCCTACCCTCTTTTCATAGCCCCCGGCCTCATCTCGATGACGGCGGTCAACGCCGCCTTCGACGAGAGTTCCTGGAGCATGTGGTTCCACCGCAAGGTGCAGCGCACCATCGAGGAGTACCGCGTCACTCCGGTCACCGTGTACGACATCGTCATCGGCAAGATCTTCTCCGGCTTCTCCCAGGGGGCGGTCAAGGGAACCGTGGTCTTCCTGGTGATCCTCGCGCTCACGCCGTTTCGCATCGACTACGCCAACCTGCCGGTGTATCTGCTCAGCATCGCACTCTCATCGATGACGTTCTCCTGCCTCGGCACCATCTGCGGCACTGTCATAGACAAGCCTGAAAACATCGGACGGGTGCAGTCGGTGGTCATCGTGCCGCTCATCTTCATGGCGGGAATCTTCTTCCCGCTTTCTTCCTACCCCTCATCCATCCTTCCACTGATACAGCTCCTTCCAACGACCGCGGTTTTCGAAGGCGCACGCTATGCACTACTCACAGGTGTCATCCCGTCACAGTACCTGGTGAACCTGGTGCTGACGGCGGCGATCTGCTTCATCATCGCCGTATACACCTTCGACCGCAAAATGGCGGAATAA
- a CDS encoding NrtA/SsuA/CpmA family ABC transporter substrate-binding protein, which yields MLFTVSWHILILFFLVLTPLGQANAAPSPSGRPAVIAVGVQPLGYPAAMIGTVLGHDAMLRRELASSGYVLKFIPFRKGSDMVDLMGSSLSAAIVGDMPAIRMATRTDVCVVGLTKKTFTSVVGRNITLLAQLKNKRVGCPEGSSAHHTLLQALASVGLGEKDIRLIPMEVDAMPASMESGDVDAFAAWEPAPTLALVKSTEARVLFRGASSDFFVISGDLARKDPQAALALSAALARALNWMRKSNANLLQAAAWAEKDGEQLSPRRRKLPPSQLIEITRREILDVPAAPVIVRLPASQPLKGEFDFLKRMGKIPADAAFPRVERAFGYDGLQQVVKYPRRYRLGEFEYLP from the coding sequence ATGCTGTTCACGGTAAGCTGGCATATCCTCATACTGTTTTTCCTGGTCCTCACGCCGTTGGGGCAGGCTAACGCGGCCCCCTCCCCTTCCGGGCGCCCCGCGGTCATTGCGGTCGGCGTGCAGCCACTGGGATATCCGGCGGCGATGATCGGTACGGTGCTTGGGCATGACGCCATGCTGAGGCGGGAGCTGGCATCCTCTGGGTACGTTCTCAAGTTCATCCCCTTCCGCAAGGGGAGCGACATGGTCGACCTTATGGGGAGTTCGCTCAGTGCAGCCATCGTCGGGGACATGCCTGCCATCAGGATGGCGACCCGCACCGATGTCTGCGTGGTGGGGCTGACGAAGAAGACCTTCACCTCGGTGGTAGGTCGCAACATTACGCTGCTCGCCCAGCTGAAAAACAAGCGGGTGGGATGCCCGGAGGGGTCCTCGGCGCATCACACGCTGCTGCAGGCCCTGGCAAGCGTGGGGCTCGGCGAGAAGGACATCAGGTTGATTCCCATGGAGGTCGATGCCATGCCCGCCTCGATGGAATCGGGAGATGTGGACGCCTTCGCCGCGTGGGAGCCTGCGCCGACCCTGGCGCTTGTGAAGAGTACCGAGGCGCGGGTGCTGTTCCGGGGCGCAAGCAGCGACTTCTTCGTCATTTCCGGTGACCTGGCGCGCAAGGACCCGCAGGCCGCGCTGGCGCTGTCGGCCGCCTTGGCGCGCGCGTTGAACTGGATGAGGAAAAGCAATGCGAACCTCCTGCAGGCGGCGGCCTGGGCAGAAAAGGACGGCGAGCAGCTTAGCCCGCGCCGCAGGAAACTGCCGCCGAGCCAACTGATCGAGATAACCCGGCGCGAGATCCTCGATGTGCCGGCGGCGCCGGTCATCGTGAGGCTCCCGGCCTCCCAGCCGTTGAAGGGGGAATTCGATTTCCTGAAGCGGATGGGAAAGATTCCGGCGGACGCGGCGTTCCCGAGGGTGGAGCGCGCGTTTGGCTACGACGGGCTCCAGCAGGTGGTCAAATACCCCCGGCGCTATCGGCTGGGTGAGTTCGAGTACCTGCCGTGA
- a CDS encoding hybrid sensor histidine kinase/response regulator, whose translation MSSKELKVLLVEDSQEDSLLLVRELVRGGYKLEHQRVETAEGMRRALEASKLDVVISDYSMPSFDAPGALQVLHESGQDLPFIIVSGKIGEDLAVAAMKSGASDYLMKGNLARLVPVVERELREAEERRTHRQTQEKVRRGKAEWESVFDAVSDLIIITDAEGVISRCNGRVTSYFPGGYDAVLGKRIDEIFFGAEQPEGQVFRFLHSQGEADEDVRFPNLSGWYNVASYPMRAEGNDRGFVHIIKDITKRREVEEEKRTSDRELLTLYAVAFRLQYTKGVEKVMGDLLFQLHNMLQMDFSCIHLFEGEKLKMRASLGVSPAFEKAMKALPGDAEWSRLAQSGRPFLGEEPDARFPDKAKKAAAAMGLHSWCTVPLKIGQEVMGVMTVGTLSGRSYSDRDVFLLCSIAGQLAVLIDNYSLYDKMKEKAEELYKSKMELKDNLQKVKRANIELGRLNTAKNNFIGIASHELKTPITSIMGGAEFLLKYSGIPMTPEQHNILASVYEGTVQLRKLVEDLLSISRIETQGPLAQKKPANLIQVCREVQNLFVLPLSERHITVRIDGEETDVPVDEAFVTLAIRNLMENAIKFTPDGGEVRLTGRVMKHARLKELAPTLRQFYTPFPNNVATAESYYLLQVSDNGIGIPADERVRIFDKFYGVGDIAHHFSGETAFMSKGSGLGLSIVRGIMDAHEGVVWVEEAAGGGSTFSLLFPLQN comes from the coding sequence ATGTCGTCGAAAGAGCTCAAAGTTCTGCTGGTTGAGGATTCCCAGGAAGACAGCCTGCTTCTGGTCCGGGAGCTGGTGCGCGGCGGCTACAAGCTCGAGCACCAGAGGGTGGAAACTGCAGAGGGGATGCGGCGCGCGCTGGAAGCGAGCAAGTTGGACGTCGTGATCTCCGATTACAGCATGCCCTCCTTCGATGCCCCGGGCGCCCTGCAGGTGCTGCACGAAAGCGGCCAGGACCTCCCCTTCATCATCGTCTCCGGCAAGATCGGCGAGGACCTCGCCGTCGCCGCGATGAAATCCGGGGCCAGCGACTACCTGATGAAGGGAAACCTTGCCCGCCTGGTGCCGGTGGTGGAGCGCGAGCTGCGCGAGGCGGAGGAGCGCAGGACCCACCGGCAGACCCAGGAGAAGGTGCGCCGCGGCAAAGCGGAATGGGAATCGGTATTCGACGCGGTTTCCGACCTGATCATCATCACCGACGCCGAAGGCGTCATCTCCCGCTGCAACGGCCGGGTGACCTCCTACTTCCCGGGGGGATACGATGCGGTGCTCGGTAAACGCATCGACGAGATCTTCTTCGGTGCGGAGCAGCCCGAAGGGCAGGTATTCCGCTTCCTGCACAGCCAGGGGGAAGCCGACGAGGACGTCCGTTTCCCCAACCTGAGCGGCTGGTACAACGTGGCCAGCTACCCCATGCGGGCCGAGGGGAACGACCGCGGCTTCGTGCATATCATCAAGGACATCACCAAGCGGCGCGAGGTGGAGGAGGAGAAGCGTACCAGCGACCGGGAACTCCTCACCCTTTACGCGGTGGCATTCCGCCTTCAGTACACCAAGGGGGTGGAGAAGGTGATGGGAGACCTCCTGTTCCAGCTGCACAACATGCTGCAGATGGACTTCTCCTGCATTCACCTTTTCGAAGGGGAGAAGCTCAAGATGCGCGCTTCGCTGGGGGTATCGCCCGCATTCGAAAAGGCGATGAAGGCGCTCCCCGGGGATGCGGAGTGGAGCCGGCTGGCGCAGAGCGGGCGGCCGTTTCTGGGAGAGGAGCCGGACGCGCGCTTCCCGGATAAAGCCAAGAAGGCCGCCGCGGCGATGGGGCTGCACTCCTGGTGCACGGTCCCCCTCAAGATAGGGCAGGAAGTGATGGGCGTGATGACGGTGGGAACCCTCTCCGGGCGCAGCTACAGCGACCGCGACGTCTTCCTGCTCTGCTCCATTGCCGGCCAGCTCGCCGTCCTCATCGACAACTACAGCCTCTACGACAAGATGAAGGAGAAGGCGGAGGAGCTCTACAAGAGCAAGATGGAGCTCAAGGACAACTTGCAGAAGGTAAAGCGCGCCAACATCGAGTTGGGGCGGCTCAACACCGCCAAGAACAACTTCATCGGCATCGCGTCGCACGAGCTCAAAACCCCGATCACCTCCATCATGGGGGGGGCGGAGTTCCTGCTGAAGTATTCCGGGATCCCGATGACGCCGGAGCAGCACAACATCCTGGCATCGGTCTACGAGGGGACGGTGCAGTTGAGGAAACTGGTCGAGGATCTTCTTTCCATCTCCAGGATCGAGACCCAGGGGCCGCTGGCGCAGAAGAAACCGGCGAACCTGATTCAGGTCTGCCGCGAGGTGCAAAACCTCTTCGTGCTGCCGCTTTCAGAGCGGCACATCACGGTGCGCATCGACGGCGAGGAGACCGACGTCCCGGTCGATGAGGCTTTCGTGACGCTGGCGATCCGCAACCTCATGGAAAACGCCATCAAGTTCACGCCCGACGGTGGCGAGGTGCGGCTTACCGGCCGGGTGATGAAGCATGCGCGGTTGAAGGAGCTGGCCCCGACCCTGCGCCAGTTCTACACGCCCTTCCCCAACAACGTTGCCACGGCCGAGAGCTATTACCTGTTGCAGGTGAGCGACAACGGCATAGGGATTCCCGCCGACGAGCGGGTCAGGATTTTCGACAAGTTCTACGGCGTGGGAGACATCGCCCACCACTTCTCCGGCGAGACCGCCTTCATGTCCAAGGGGTCGGGGCTTGGTCTCTCCATCGTGCGCGGCATTATGGACGCCCACGAGGGTGTGGTCTGGGTGGAAGAGGCGGCCGGCGGCGGCAGCACCTTCTCGCTGCTTTTTCCACTGCAAAATTAA
- a CDS encoding OmpP1/FadL family transporter: MAKRAVLAAAAALVLSFSLPKAWATNGDTLIGVAPASRAMGGAGVAAPQDAISAIFANPAAVCMGPYCPGSEFVFASTIYDPSVKATVRVGPNTTTAKSDMKPFIIPAVGMITPISDRLRFGLGMFGITGMGVDYRNKGIDLNPLNAGSEGDIYTQLQILKFAPNIAFLVTPDFSIGTSMHLLYGSLDLGQGTAHNYGFGEQFGALYRAGSCSFGASYTTPEKISHQNVTDFGSGLQKRQLSMESPRTASAGIAWRPTEQLLIETDAKWLNWKDAEGYKEFDWKNQWVYALGMQYKDPDGLTLRLGYNYGKSPVRLHKGFDAAGTTSLQGSTVPTLLYEYLRMIGFPAIAEHHFTCGIGYQFSSRFEAHLGGMWALDNTTSETDASGTFSFGSNVRETSYDLGLIWHFM; this comes from the coding sequence ATGGCGAAGAGAGCGGTCCTGGCAGCGGCGGCAGCACTGGTACTTTCCTTTTCCTTACCAAAAGCATGGGCAACCAACGGAGACACCTTGATCGGCGTGGCCCCCGCGTCGCGCGCCATGGGCGGGGCCGGTGTGGCGGCGCCCCAGGACGCCATCAGCGCCATCTTCGCCAACCCCGCCGCGGTCTGCATGGGCCCCTACTGCCCCGGAAGCGAGTTCGTTTTCGCCTCGACCATCTACGATCCCTCGGTCAAGGCCACCGTCAGGGTCGGCCCCAACACCACCACCGCCAAAAGCGACATGAAGCCGTTCATCATCCCGGCAGTCGGCATGATCACGCCGATCAGCGACCGCCTGCGCTTCGGTCTCGGCATGTTCGGCATCACCGGGATGGGTGTTGATTACCGCAACAAGGGGATCGACCTGAACCCCTTGAACGCCGGCAGCGAAGGTGACATCTACACCCAGCTGCAGATCCTGAAGTTCGCCCCCAACATCGCCTTCCTGGTGACACCCGACTTCTCCATCGGCACCTCGATGCACCTGCTCTATGGCTCGCTGGACCTCGGCCAGGGGACCGCGCACAACTACGGTTTCGGGGAGCAGTTCGGCGCCCTCTACCGTGCCGGCTCCTGTTCCTTCGGGGCAAGCTACACCACCCCGGAAAAAATTTCGCACCAGAACGTCACGGACTTCGGCAGCGGCCTCCAGAAGCGGCAGTTGAGCATGGAATCGCCGCGGACCGCATCCGCCGGCATCGCCTGGCGCCCCACGGAACAGCTTCTCATCGAGACGGACGCCAAGTGGCTGAACTGGAAAGACGCCGAGGGGTACAAGGAATTCGACTGGAAGAACCAGTGGGTCTACGCCCTGGGGATGCAGTACAAGGATCCGGATGGCCTCACCCTGCGCCTTGGCTACAACTACGGCAAGAGCCCGGTACGCCTGCACAAGGGGTTCGATGCTGCGGGAACGACGAGCCTGCAGGGGAGCACGGTGCCGACGCTTTTGTACGAGTACCTGCGCATGATCGGCTTCCCCGCTATCGCCGAACACCACTTCACCTGTGGAATCGGATACCAGTTCTCCAGCAGGTTCGAGGCCCATCTCGGCGGGATGTGGGCCCTCGACAACACGACCAGCGAGACCGATGCCAGCGGAACCTTCTCCTTCGGGTCCAATGTCAGGGAAACCTCCTACGACTTGGGCCTCATCTGGCACTTCATGTAA
- the corA gene encoding magnesium/cobalt transporter CorA: protein MLRLFKIDNGLIKEMEYQREELPTQILKADWIDAHEPDDEERDLLELLLHTDIPESDEVDEIEISARCFVDAAGIHVHPLFLSQSEGRHMTLTVACILQAKHLITIREGDLADFRLLRMRARRGHVECRSAAELLVLLLDQKVENHADTLEDIHRQLEGVSHMVLEDDASELEDAISKLARLEDSNGKIRLCLMDTQRDISFLLRHLRDRTDQTETLREIARDVETLMSHTTFLFDKINFLMDSTQGFINIEQNQIIKIFSIAAVVFLPPTLVASIYGMNFEIMPELKMGLGYPWALLLMLISGFAPYWYFKRKGWL from the coding sequence ATGCTTAGGCTTTTCAAGATAGACAACGGGCTCATCAAGGAGATGGAGTACCAGAGGGAAGAGCTCCCGACCCAGATCCTCAAGGCGGACTGGATCGACGCGCACGAGCCGGACGACGAGGAGAGGGATCTCCTTGAGTTGTTGCTGCACACCGACATCCCCGAGTCGGACGAGGTGGACGAGATCGAGATCTCGGCCCGCTGCTTCGTGGACGCGGCCGGGATACACGTACACCCGCTGTTCCTCTCCCAGAGCGAGGGGCGTCACATGACGCTCACCGTCGCCTGCATCCTGCAGGCGAAGCACCTGATCACCATTCGCGAGGGGGACCTCGCCGACTTCCGCCTGCTGCGCATGCGCGCCCGCAGGGGGCACGTCGAGTGCCGCTCCGCCGCGGAGCTTCTGGTCCTCCTTTTGGACCAGAAGGTGGAGAACCACGCGGACACCCTGGAGGACATTCACCGCCAGCTGGAGGGGGTGAGCCACATGGTGCTCGAGGACGACGCGTCCGAGCTCGAGGACGCCATCAGCAAGCTCGCCCGCCTCGAGGACAGCAACGGGAAGATCCGCCTCTGCCTCATGGATACCCAGAGGGACATCTCCTTCCTCCTGCGCCACCTGCGGGACCGCACCGACCAGACCGAGACGCTCAGGGAGATCGCCCGGGACGTCGAGACCCTGATGTCGCACACAACCTTCCTGTTCGACAAGATCAACTTCCTGATGGACTCCACCCAGGGCTTCATCAACATCGAGCAGAACCAGATCATCAAGATCTTCTCTATCGCGGCGGTCGTGTTCCTCCCCCCTACCCTGGTGGCGAGCATCTACGGGATGAACTTCGAGATCATGCCGGAACTGAAGATGGGGCTTGGCTACCCCTGGGCCCTGCTGCTGATGCTCATCTCGGGGTTCGCTCCCTACTGGTACTTCAAGCGCAAGGGATGGTTGTAG
- a CDS encoding radical SAM/SPASM domain-containing protein, with translation MAEEFIPKWIAWETTQRCNLKCVHCRCSSELTSSEGDFTTEEGKKLLKEIADFSKPVVVLSGGEPLMRPDIFELAEYGTSLGLRMCMATNGSLVTDEVCEKMKKADIKMVSLSLDGSTAEVHDNFRQCPGSFEGVMRAAELFKKHGQKFLVNSSFTKRNQTDIANTFKVAKSIGATAWYMFMIVPTGRGEEIMSELISKEDYEEILDWHYRQEKMEDDILMRPTCAPHYYRIVPQKAKAEGEKFERRSLTFSTGGGKGCIAAQTICLIDCYGNLKPCSYFHRTAGNVKQTPFKELWENSEIFKDLRDFKAYKGKCGECEYLNVCGGCRARADAVYGDYMEEEPFCNYVPIKVQRKQKD, from the coding sequence ATGGCCGAAGAGTTCATCCCCAAATGGATCGCCTGGGAGACCACCCAGCGCTGCAACCTCAAATGTGTGCACTGCCGCTGCTCCTCCGAGCTGACCTCGTCCGAAGGTGACTTCACCACCGAGGAAGGCAAGAAACTTCTCAAGGAAATAGCCGATTTCTCGAAGCCGGTCGTGGTACTCTCCGGCGGCGAGCCGCTGATGAGGCCGGACATCTTCGAACTGGCCGAGTACGGCACCTCGCTCGGCCTCAGGATGTGCATGGCGACCAACGGGTCGCTGGTCACCGACGAGGTCTGCGAAAAGATGAAGAAAGCGGACATCAAGATGGTTTCGCTCTCCCTGGACGGCTCCACCGCCGAGGTTCACGACAATTTCCGCCAGTGCCCGGGGTCCTTCGAAGGGGTCATGCGCGCCGCCGAGCTGTTCAAGAAGCACGGCCAGAAGTTCCTGGTCAACTCCTCCTTCACCAAGAGGAACCAGACCGACATCGCCAACACCTTCAAGGTGGCCAAGTCCATCGGCGCCACCGCCTGGTACATGTTCATGATCGTTCCGACCGGCCGCGGCGAGGAGATCATGAGCGAACTCATCTCCAAGGAGGACTACGAGGAGATCCTCGACTGGCACTACCGCCAGGAGAAGATGGAGGACGACATCCTCATGCGTCCCACCTGCGCGCCGCACTACTACCGCATCGTGCCGCAGAAGGCGAAGGCCGAAGGCGAGAAGTTCGAACGCCGTTCGCTCACCTTCTCCACCGGCGGCGGCAAAGGCTGCATCGCCGCGCAGACCATCTGCCTCATCGACTGCTACGGAAATCTCAAACCCTGCTCCTATTTCCACCGCACCGCCGGCAACGTCAAGCAAACTCCCTTCAAGGAACTCTGGGAGAACTCCGAGATCTTCAAAGATCTCCGCGATTTCAAGGCGTACAAAGGGAAGTGCGGCGAGTGCGAGTACCTGAACGTCTGCGGCGGCTGCCGCGCCCGCGCCGATGCGGTGTACGGGGACTACATGGAAGAAGAACCGTTCTGCAACTACGTGCCCATCAAGGTGCAGAGAAAGCAGAAAGACTAA
- a CDS encoding ABC transporter ATP-binding protein, which translates to MTHAITLHDITKSYDGFTAVDAFSLEVQGGTVFGLLGPNGAGKTTLIKILTTLMRPTLGDAFVEGHSVVTAGKEVRRLIGVVPQENNLDRYLTARENLVLHARLHGMRPAVYNRRIDELLEMTGLTARQYDFPDTFSGGMQRRLVVARALVHEPRVLFLDEPTTGLDPQSRRSLWDHIRGLRRSMTVFLTTHYMDEADALCDRIMIMDHGKCLADGTAGELKDAFSRAHTYQVEFRRDADRYQEVLAGLSFVKGVERDGSLFQITLAGEESIKPLMDHLSGSDIRRICLKEPTLEDVFISLTGEKVRE; encoded by the coding sequence ATGACTCACGCCATCACCTTGCATGACATCACCAAGAGTTACGACGGCTTCACGGCCGTGGATGCCTTCTCGCTGGAGGTGCAGGGCGGCACCGTCTTCGGGCTTTTGGGGCCGAACGGGGCCGGCAAGACCACGCTGATCAAGATCCTCACCACCCTGATGCGCCCTACCCTCGGGGACGCCTTCGTGGAGGGACACAGCGTGGTGACGGCGGGCAAGGAGGTGCGCCGGCTGATCGGCGTGGTCCCCCAGGAGAACAACCTGGACCGCTACCTGACCGCGCGCGAGAACCTGGTCCTGCACGCCAGGCTGCACGGCATGCGGCCTGCGGTCTACAACCGGCGCATCGACGAGCTTTTGGAGATGACGGGGCTCACCGCGCGCCAGTACGACTTTCCCGACACCTTCTCCGGAGGGATGCAGCGTCGTCTCGTGGTGGCGCGCGCCCTGGTGCACGAGCCGCGGGTCCTTTTCCTTGACGAGCCCACCACCGGCCTCGATCCGCAGTCGAGGCGTTCCCTTTGGGACCACATCCGCGGCCTGCGCCGGAGCATGACCGTCTTTTTGACCACCCACTACATGGACGAGGCCGATGCCCTGTGCGACCGGATCATGATCATGGATCACGGCAAATGTCTCGCTGACGGCACCGCGGGGGAGTTGAAGGACGCCTTCTCCCGTGCGCACACCTACCAGGTCGAATTCAGGCGCGATGCCGACCGTTACCAGGAGGTGCTGGCCGGGCTTTCCTTCGTGAAGGGAGTGGAGCGCGACGGGAGCCTGTTCCAGATCACCCTGGCCGGCGAGGAGTCGATAAAGCCGCTCATGGACCACCTCTCCGGCTCCGACATCCGCCGCATCTGTTTGAAGGAGCCCACACTGGAGGACGTCTTCATCTCGCTGACCGGGGAGAAGGTCAGGGAGTAG
- a CDS encoding HAMP domain-containing protein — translation MTARGTGHGRLRGIRERIITYFGVLSLLGGGALLLVLVYGAPWLGIEGIHGLKEAEIVRALENAADLKKQSILTWLGSRRTELALVANSEDFAGSAAALLHQPAPPAPPEDLVRLLCQHLATLTRTAPDAYDSVALVAPTGKVIAASDPGQVGSSYRYREFLDAAFTVGASEQIGTALHDREPVILISRQLAVRDREGGETGEVAAVLVSVTRPQQSLEALALLPGIADAEGNQMILVGARGELLASLPEREPASAEKDPLLARLSRQAMTMTESARLETLDDGRRIISAYRYVPLGVAQGWGIAVAMDQEKAFAPLVSTKTRAALFGLGLIAIALVLVGWGGGRVAGPIRELRNTVLALEDGDLSARAAAKTGVPQEIADLAATFNSMAGRIEDSHQQLERKVAERTRELRHEKENARRYLDLAGTMLILLGSDGRIRMINRAGGRLLGGRKKSFSTWTGSTTSSLLTGRRK, via the coding sequence GTGACCGCGCGAGGAACGGGGCACGGCAGACTGCGTGGCATACGCGAGCGCATCATCACGTATTTCGGCGTCCTGTCGCTTCTGGGCGGCGGGGCGCTGCTCCTCGTCCTGGTTTACGGGGCCCCGTGGCTGGGGATCGAAGGGATCCACGGCCTCAAGGAAGCCGAGATCGTCCGGGCCCTGGAAAATGCGGCGGATCTGAAGAAGCAATCGATACTGACCTGGCTCGGCTCGCGCCGCACCGAGCTGGCGCTGGTCGCCAATTCCGAGGATTTTGCCGGATCGGCAGCGGCCCTGCTCCATCAGCCAGCACCCCCCGCCCCTCCCGAAGACCTTGTCCGGCTCCTCTGCCAACATCTGGCCACCCTCACGCGGACCGCTCCCGATGCCTATGACAGTGTCGCACTCGTTGCCCCTACCGGGAAGGTGATCGCCGCAAGCGACCCCGGACAGGTCGGGAGCAGCTATCGTTACCGTGAATTCCTGGATGCGGCCTTCACCGTGGGGGCCAGCGAGCAGATCGGGACGGCCTTGCACGACCGCGAGCCGGTGATCCTGATCTCGCGGCAGCTGGCGGTCCGGGACAGGGAAGGGGGGGAGACGGGAGAGGTGGCGGCGGTCCTGGTGAGCGTAACCAGGCCGCAGCAGAGCCTGGAGGCGCTGGCGCTGTTGCCGGGGATCGCCGATGCCGAGGGGAACCAGATGATCCTGGTCGGGGCGCGGGGTGAGCTCCTGGCGTCGCTGCCGGAGCGCGAGCCGGCGTCGGCGGAGAAAGATCCTCTGCTGGCTCGACTCTCGCGGCAGGCCATGACCATGACCGAATCCGCCCGGCTCGAGACCCTGGATGACGGACGGCGGATCATCTCCGCGTACCGGTATGTCCCCCTGGGGGTGGCCCAGGGATGGGGGATAGCCGTGGCGATGGATCAGGAAAAGGCATTTGCGCCCCTGGTTTCCACCAAGACCAGGGCCGCCCTGTTCGGGCTGGGCCTGATCGCGATCGCCCTGGTTCTCGTCGGCTGGGGCGGAGGACGGGTGGCCGGGCCGATCAGGGAGCTGCGAAACACGGTGCTGGCCCTCGAGGACGGCGACCTCTCCGCCAGGGCGGCAGCGAAGACCGGCGTGCCCCAGGAGATAGCCGACCTCGCCGCGACCTTCAACAGCATGGCGGGGCGCATCGAGGATTCGCACCAGCAACTGGAAAGGAAGGTGGCCGAAAGGACCAGGGAGTTGCGCCATGAGAAGGAGAACGCGCGGCGCTACCTGGACCTGGCCGGCACCATGCTGATTCTCCTGGGGAGCGACGGCCGAATCAGGATGATCAACAGGGCCGGGGGAAGGCTTTTGGGGGGACGGAAGAAGAGCTTCTCAACCTGGACTGGTTCGACAACTTCCTCCCTGCTGACAGGAAGAAGGAAGTAA
- the hemE gene encoding uroporphyrinogen decarboxylase produces MNTRFLDACWGQPVDRVPVWLMRQAGRYLPDYMRVRSKCTFLELCKTPELAAEVTIQPVDILGVDAAILFSDILTPIEPMGMELDFTPGPVFSKPIRTMADVEALKIPKMETDVPYVLDAVKLLRKELAAKVPLIGFGGAPFTLACYMVEGKGSKDFAALKKMMYAEPEVYAALMDKITTMDMEYLNAQIAAGAQAIQIFDTWGGMLSPSDYERYVLPYTQRLINGLNRTNVPVIHFVKGAGTMLEIVKQAGGDVMGLDWHVNLGKARDVLGDMAVQGNLDPTVLFAPKEIIEREVKRVLDENAGRPGLIFNLGHGILPTVPPENAIFMVDCVHRLTQK; encoded by the coding sequence ATGAACACTCGCTTTTTAGACGCTTGTTGGGGTCAGCCGGTAGACCGAGTGCCGGTATGGCTTATGCGCCAGGCTGGCCGTTATCTCCCCGACTACATGCGCGTCCGCTCCAAATGCACCTTCCTGGAACTGTGCAAGACCCCGGAACTTGCCGCTGAGGTGACCATTCAGCCGGTGGACATCCTGGGCGTCGACGCAGCCATCCTCTTCTCCGACATCCTCACCCCGATCGAGCCGATGGGCATGGAGCTCGACTTCACCCCGGGCCCGGTGTTCTCCAAGCCGATCCGCACCATGGCCGACGTCGAGGCGCTCAAGATCCCGAAAATGGAGACCGACGTCCCCTACGTGCTGGACGCCGTCAAACTGCTCCGCAAAGAACTCGCTGCCAAGGTGCCCCTGATCGGCTTCGGCGGCGCGCCCTTCACCCTCGCCTGCTACATGGTGGAAGGCAAGGGGTCCAAGGACTTCGCCGCGCTCAAGAAGATGATGTACGCCGAGCCGGAAGTCTACGCGGCCCTCATGGACAAGATCACCACCATGGACATGGAATACCTGAACGCCCAGATCGCGGCGGGTGCCCAGGCCATCCAGATCTTCGACACCTGGGGCGGCATGCTCTCCCCCTCCGATTACGAGCGCTACGTCCTCCCCTACACCCAGCGCCTCATCAACGGCCTGAACCGCACCAACGTCCCGGTCATCCACTTCGTCAAGGGCGCCGGCACCATGCTGGAGATCGTCAAGCAGGCGGGCGGCGACGTCATGGGGCTCGACTGGCACGTCAACCTGGGCAAGGCCCGCGACGTCCTGGGCGACATGGCGGTGCAGGGCAACCTCGACCCGACCGTCCTCTTCGCTCCCAAGGAGATCATCGAGCGCGAAGTGAAGCGCGTGCTGGACGAGAACGCCGGCAGACCGGGCCTCATCTTCAACCTGGGGCACGGCATCCTCCCCACCGTCCCGCCGGAAAACGCCATCTTCATGGTCGACTGCGTGCACCGGCTGACGCAGAAATAA